Proteins from a genomic interval of Sporolactobacillus sp. Y61:
- a CDS encoding SDR family oxidoreductase → MSIQSPVENPKKLYTSGTYPKQEQARPGLQSKMIPVPDCGEKTYKGSGRLQGRKALITGGDSGIARAAAIAYAREGADVAIHYLPFEQPDADEVKTLIEEAGQKAVLISGDLSDEAFCRKMVETAQKELGGLDILTLVAGVQQAYKSFEDVETDMLRKTFEVNVFSMYWTVKAALPFLPKGSAITTTSSIQAYAPTPDLITYSPTKAAIVNFTKGLAAELAPRGIRVNSIAPGPIWTPLQICGGQLSGNIPKFGHETPFKRAGQPAELAGTYVHLASNEASYITAQVFGITGGLPIA, encoded by the coding sequence ATGAGCATTCAGTCACCTGTTGAAAATCCAAAGAAGCTTTATACCTCTGGCACCTATCCGAAACAGGAACAGGCAAGGCCCGGACTTCAGTCAAAAATGATTCCGGTACCTGACTGTGGTGAAAAAACTTATAAGGGATCCGGACGTCTGCAGGGACGAAAGGCACTGATTACCGGCGGCGATTCGGGGATTGCCCGGGCGGCAGCTATTGCTTATGCCCGCGAAGGAGCGGATGTGGCCATCCACTATTTGCCTTTCGAACAGCCGGATGCGGATGAGGTTAAAACGCTGATTGAGGAAGCCGGTCAGAAAGCCGTTCTTATTTCCGGGGATTTATCTGATGAGGCCTTTTGCAGAAAAATGGTGGAAACCGCTCAAAAAGAACTCGGCGGTCTTGATATTCTGACACTTGTTGCCGGCGTCCAGCAGGCCTATAAAAGCTTCGAAGACGTGGAAACAGATATGCTTCGGAAAACATTTGAAGTCAACGTCTTTTCCATGTACTGGACGGTGAAAGCCGCGCTGCCCTTTTTGCCAAAAGGCTCCGCCATTACAACCACATCGTCGATACAGGCTTACGCGCCAACGCCGGACCTGATCACCTATTCACCGACAAAAGCCGCCATTGTTAATTTCACTAAAGGACTGGCTGCCGAACTCGCTCCCAGGGGCATCCGTGTCAATTCAATCGCTCCCGGTCCGATCTGGACACCCCTGCAGATCTGTGGCGGGCAGCTCTCCGGGAACATTCCGAAATTCGGCCACGAGACGCCTTTCAAACGTGCCGGCCAGCCGGCCGAGCTTGCCGGGACCTACGTCCATCTTGCCTCCAATGAAGCAAGTTACATCACCGCGCAGGTCTTCGGCATCACCGGTGGCTTACCGATTGCCTGA
- a CDS encoding trypsin-like peptidase domain-containing protein, protein MGFYDEDHSNERPDNGSRPARRGGRGRGAWFLAGFIGAVVGMVCFLIFAPVLSDLGILPYSVTTGSTDQNTTNTLNPSINRDVRVNVTSRITDAVDKVSPAVVAVINLQQANFFDNQYTETGIGSGIIYKRAGPYAYIVTNNHVVSGASRVEVRLNDNDKVEAKVLGKDALYDLAVLRIPSSNIKTIAEFGSSSALKRGETAIAIGNPLGFSGSVTEGIISSTNRTIPVETNSTSMEAQVLQTDAAINPGNSGGALVNIAGQVVGINSSKIASTGSSSDGSVEGIGFAIPIDTAKPVISQLEKTGKIQRPMLGISIVDLSLVPADEASQLQLPGNVKQGLVVTDVQTGSPASRSGLEPGDVITQIENHKIKSYIEFSTYMYTHLHAGQTVNIKYYRAGRLHSTQLKLGSKTFS, encoded by the coding sequence ATGGGCTTTTATGATGAGGACCACTCAAATGAGAGACCAGACAACGGTTCACGACCCGCACGAAGAGGCGGGAGAGGACGGGGTGCCTGGTTCCTTGCCGGCTTTATCGGCGCAGTTGTCGGTATGGTTTGCTTTTTGATCTTCGCACCGGTACTCTCCGATTTGGGCATTCTGCCTTATTCAGTGACGACCGGTTCAACAGATCAGAATACAACGAATACGTTAAATCCGTCGATTAATCGCGATGTCAGGGTAAACGTCACGTCACGGATTACCGATGCAGTTGATAAGGTGTCCCCGGCTGTCGTTGCCGTAATTAACCTGCAACAGGCTAATTTTTTCGATAATCAGTATACGGAAACCGGTATTGGCTCAGGCATTATTTATAAACGGGCCGGACCCTACGCCTATATTGTAACGAACAATCATGTCGTTTCCGGTGCCAGCAGAGTCGAGGTTCGGCTGAACGATAATGACAAGGTGGAAGCTAAGGTTCTGGGGAAAGATGCGCTTTACGATCTGGCCGTTCTGCGTATTCCTTCATCCAATATTAAAACCATTGCAGAATTCGGGAGCTCTTCAGCACTGAAACGCGGGGAAACGGCCATTGCCATCGGGAATCCGCTCGGTTTTTCCGGATCGGTAACGGAAGGTATCATCAGTTCGACCAACCGGACGATTCCTGTGGAAACGAACAGTACATCAATGGAAGCACAGGTCCTGCAGACCGATGCGGCGATTAACCCCGGAAACAGTGGCGGAGCGCTGGTTAATATCGCCGGACAGGTGGTCGGTATTAATTCATCGAAAATTGCATCAACCGGATCAAGCAGTGACGGTTCTGTCGAAGGCATCGGTTTTGCCATTCCAATCGATACGGCAAAACCCGTAATCAGCCAGCTTGAAAAAACAGGTAAAATACAGCGGCCAATGCTCGGAATCAGTATTGTGGACCTGTCGCTCGTACCTGCAGACGAGGCAAGTCAGCTCCAGCTCCCCGGTAATGTGAAACAAGGTCTGGTTGTTACGGATGTCCAGACGGGGAGTCCGGCATCAAGGAGCGGACTGGAACCTGGAGATGTAATCACTCAGATCGAGAACCATAAAATAAAAAGTTATATCGAGTTCTCGACGTATATGTATACACATCTTCATGCCGGTCAGACGGTCAATATTAAATACTACCGTGCCGGTAGATTACACAGTACACAGCTGAAGCTTGGAAGCAAGACCTTTTCTTGA
- the yycI gene encoding two-component system regulatory protein YycI, giving the protein MNWSKTKSIFIICFLLLDAFLIFELYLRQQDEGMEGPAGSTTGTNSFRIETELPSTPQDVTFLRGTRTDFSKEKENVTNLVNPTGATVRQKVGIEDDGMQLHSTFDQPVKAQSNGIELQKRLLNLVYQGQNYTYWQSNKETGTMDYAQLYDGRPVFISKRSNVQMLEFTVTDNQITGYRQSYFTFKKSNTVDVISAARAISNLGNSTDLLDNEQPRITGIELGYVNLVGDAGSDPLIFIPAWSIHVKTKQGTSEYFINAVSGNLQSIE; this is encoded by the coding sequence ATGAACTGGAGTAAGACAAAATCGATCTTTATCATCTGCTTTCTCCTTCTGGATGCCTTCCTGATCTTTGAACTTTATCTCAGACAGCAGGATGAAGGAATGGAAGGGCCAGCCGGATCGACAACCGGGACTAATTCATTTCGAATTGAAACAGAATTGCCCTCGACACCGCAGGATGTAACTTTTCTCAGAGGGACACGAACAGATTTTTCGAAAGAAAAGGAAAATGTGACCAATCTGGTTAATCCGACCGGCGCAACGGTCCGTCAGAAAGTCGGCATAGAGGATGACGGCATGCAGCTGCACAGCACATTCGATCAGCCGGTTAAAGCTCAATCGAACGGCATCGAACTGCAGAAACGTCTTCTGAATCTTGTTTACCAGGGTCAGAACTATACATACTGGCAGTCGAATAAGGAAACCGGAACAATGGACTATGCTCAGCTGTACGATGGGCGACCGGTGTTCATCAGTAAACGCAGCAATGTGCAAATGCTTGAGTTCACCGTGACCGATAACCAGATCACCGGCTACAGGCAAAGTTATTTTACTTTTAAAAAGTCCAATACGGTTGATGTGATCAGTGCAGCTCGTGCAATTAGTAATCTGGGGAATTCAACAGACCTTCTGGATAATGAGCAGCCGCGCATTACCGGGATAGAACTTGGTTACGTAAATCTGGTTGGTGATGCCGGATCGGATCCTCTTATTTTTATCCCGGCCTGGAGTATTCATGTCAAGACGAAACAGGGAACTTCTGAATATTTTATTAACGCTGTTTCGGGTAATCTTCAGTCCATCGAATAA
- a CDS encoding MBL fold metallo-hydrolase, translating to MQYSVLASGSTGNSLYIETQQHKLLIDCGLSGRKMVALLGEIGKKAEDIDAILVTHEHSDHVRGLGVFARRFHTPVYANEKTWQAMASTIGRIPVEQKFTFRANSVKSFGDLDIESFSVSHDAADPMFYVIHDQGKKMTLLTDLGYVSDHIKGLIRDSDTYVIEANHDTEMLMMGRYPWSVKRRILGDTGHISNDESGIALTEVLGNRTKSVYLAHLSRDNNMKELARMSVGQRLEDQGLRIGRDLSLYDTDPEHATDLKAM from the coding sequence ATGCAGTACAGCGTACTTGCGAGCGGAAGTACAGGAAATTCACTTTATATTGAAACGCAGCAGCATAAACTGCTGATTGACTGCGGACTGAGTGGCAGGAAGATGGTTGCCCTTCTGGGTGAAATAGGGAAAAAAGCGGAAGATATCGATGCCATACTGGTTACGCATGAGCACAGTGACCATGTGCGCGGGTTAGGTGTTTTCGCCCGGCGTTTTCATACACCGGTTTATGCCAATGAAAAAACCTGGCAGGCAATGGCGTCGACGATTGGCCGCATTCCGGTTGAGCAGAAGTTTACCTTTCGTGCCAATTCGGTAAAAAGTTTCGGAGATCTTGATATTGAATCTTTTTCAGTGTCGCATGATGCCGCGGATCCCATGTTCTATGTGATTCATGACCAGGGTAAAAAGATGACGCTTCTCACAGATCTTGGCTATGTTTCCGATCATATCAAAGGATTAATCCGAGATTCAGATACTTATGTGATCGAAGCGAACCATGACACGGAAATGCTGATGATGGGTCGGTATCCCTGGAGTGTTAAGCGGAGAATTCTGGGGGATACCGGTCATATATCCAATGATGAATCAGGGATTGCGCTGACAGAGGTGCTGGGTAATCGGACGAAGAGCGTGTATCTGGCCCACCTGAGCCGGGACAATAACATGAAAGAACTGGCCAGAATGAGCGTCGGGCAGCGCCTTGAAGATCAGGGGCTCCGTATTGGGCGGGATCTGAGCCTTTATGATACGGATCCGGAGCATGCGACAGATTTAAAGGCGATGTAG
- the rlmH gene encoding 23S rRNA (pseudouridine(1915)-N(3))-methyltransferase RlmH, whose translation MNIHILCVGKLKEKYFRLGIEEYSKRLRSYARVSITEVADERAPETLSQAEIRQIKQAEGDRLLKKIPAQTYVIALAIQGRQLSSEDFAEKIGELATYGHSDITCVIGGSNGLSDEVLHRADFQLSFSAFTFPHQLMRLILIEQIYRAFKIIRGEPYHK comes from the coding sequence GTGAATATCCATATTCTTTGTGTAGGGAAACTAAAGGAAAAATATTTCAGATTGGGCATTGAAGAATACAGTAAACGGCTGCGTTCATATGCTCGTGTATCGATTACCGAAGTGGCCGATGAAAGGGCACCGGAAACATTATCTCAGGCTGAGATCAGGCAGATTAAACAGGCAGAAGGGGATCGTCTGCTAAAGAAGATTCCCGCTCAGACCTATGTCATAGCCCTCGCCATACAGGGCAGGCAGCTGTCTTCAGAAGATTTCGCAGAAAAAATCGGTGAACTTGCTACATACGGACACAGCGATATTACATGTGTTATCGGCGGGTCAAACGGGCTGAGTGATGAGGTCCTGCATCGCGCTGATTTTCAACTTTCCTTCTCAGCGTTCACCTTTCCTCATCAACTGATGCGTCTGATCCTGATCGAACAGATTTACCGGGCGTTTAAGATTATCCGGGGAGAACCGTATCATAAGTGA
- a CDS encoding DUF2075 domain-containing protein gives MHLSDNKAVQRERENASIVKLSPFRTLSEEQKTLKDKIIKFCRAHVSGRKASVFVIHGDAGTGKSVLLNTVFNEIQTQSRSDVAGPLYQTDNRLIVNHPEMLKLYRNISEKLKHVRKKDFERPTTFINQMHKKAARADIVLIDEAHLLLTKSDKYNRFYQNNQLEEILKLSRVVVLVFDEKQVLKLKSHWSTSSLQEIIGQYPTVSCSLTRQFRMHAHEDVLKWIDQFVHKKIAPFPEKQAFDFRIFADPGDMYHAIKEKNARVHLSRMVATYDYPYKLDGRDYFIREKNFVCRWDRYKPTAKKAWAEREDTIDEVGSVYTVQGFDLNYVGVILGPSVSYDEGRDRLLIDIDKYQDQAAFVNRSDLDSPDQIKERIILNSINVLMTRGVRGLYLYASDPKLRHRLLSLQRRRTSGYEL, from the coding sequence ATGCACCTTTCAGATAACAAGGCCGTTCAGCGGGAACGTGAAAACGCATCGATCGTTAAACTTTCTCCGTTCAGGACGCTGTCAGAAGAACAGAAAACGTTGAAAGATAAAATTATCAAATTTTGCAGAGCGCATGTATCGGGCCGGAAAGCGTCGGTATTCGTCATTCACGGGGATGCGGGGACTGGCAAGAGTGTGCTGCTGAACACGGTTTTTAACGAGATTCAGACACAGTCCCGGAGCGATGTCGCAGGCCCGCTGTATCAGACAGATAACCGTCTGATTGTGAATCACCCGGAAATGTTAAAACTTTACAGGAACATTTCTGAAAAGCTGAAACATGTCCGGAAAAAAGACTTTGAGAGGCCGACCACCTTTATTAATCAAATGCATAAAAAGGCGGCCCGTGCGGATATTGTGCTGATCGATGAAGCACATTTACTGCTTACGAAAAGCGATAAATATAACCGTTTTTATCAGAACAATCAGCTGGAAGAAATACTGAAACTCAGCCGGGTGGTTGTGCTGGTTTTCGACGAGAAGCAGGTATTGAAGCTGAAAAGTCACTGGAGCACGTCCTCTCTTCAGGAGATCATCGGTCAATATCCGACGGTGTCCTGTTCCCTGACGCGGCAATTCAGAATGCATGCCCATGAAGATGTATTGAAATGGATTGATCAGTTCGTACATAAGAAGATTGCTCCGTTTCCTGAAAAACAGGCGTTTGATTTTCGTATTTTTGCTGATCCGGGGGACATGTACCACGCCATCAAGGAAAAAAATGCGCGGGTTCACCTTTCCCGGATGGTCGCGACGTATGATTACCCATATAAACTGGATGGCAGGGACTATTTTATCCGGGAGAAAAATTTCGTGTGCCGATGGGATCGCTATAAACCGACGGCGAAAAAGGCATGGGCGGAAAGAGAGGACACGATTGATGAAGTCGGCTCCGTTTACACGGTTCAGGGGTTTGATCTGAATTACGTCGGAGTGATTCTCGGACCGTCGGTTTCTTATGATGAGGGGCGGGACAGGCTCTTGATCGATATTGATAAATATCAGGACCAGGCAGCTTTTGTCAATCGCTCAGATCTTGACAGCCCGGATCAAATCAAAGAACGGATCATTCTGAATTCAATCAATGTACTGATGACGCGTGGTGTACGCGGTTTATACCTGTATGCCAGCGATCCGAAATTAAGGCACAGGCTGTTATCCTTACAAAGGCGGCGGACATCCGGTTATGAACTATAA
- the yycH gene encoding two-component system activity regulator YycH: protein MNRETFKSILLAILVLASVAMTWNIWFYKADFQKYQGPSTSATTVSIAEARRLTDVVRPSLALEHTGNEVMGKDRSSEITPVYNVYLSAEFSQVVPNARQKPPLKKNGSTSYEIIFPAPLTGDTLKKVFHFDQDEEEIPKHVMVDRVELYTPGSESGLMAVFRSENGRDQFTALVGKVDTRRLNTLFSKGENRTFSKFSFNRKITYLPDEETTIRPVVLYFEKTPAESFIPVLFTDPRNVVRSRDKNAYTDWASQLETTSTILQYVNPGISGGNEAISDPIVHSFDFINKYKAWTDDFMYDGLSISNEGKQNTVDFRILLGDYMLYNTEYYPNMYLTMMELTWKSQELYHFDRTLLTLTRIDAPGEVTLESGQDILDKLRRASVSIHNIQDMAIGYRVNNPKSESIHSLKAMPDWFYKIGGQWYSATETITPPQLNQTKEQDAP, encoded by the coding sequence ATGAACAGAGAAACCTTTAAATCTATTCTATTGGCCATTCTCGTCCTTGCCAGTGTTGCTATGACCTGGAATATCTGGTTTTACAAGGCGGATTTTCAAAAATATCAGGGTCCTTCGACGTCGGCGACCACGGTCTCCATTGCAGAAGCACGTCGTTTAACCGATGTTGTGCGCCCGTCGCTTGCTCTGGAGCACACGGGAAATGAGGTGATGGGAAAGGACAGGAGCAGTGAAATCACGCCGGTCTATAATGTCTATCTGTCGGCAGAATTCAGTCAGGTCGTGCCCAATGCCAGACAGAAGCCGCCGCTGAAAAAGAATGGCTCCACTTCTTATGAAATTATATTTCCGGCTCCACTTACCGGCGATACCCTGAAAAAGGTCTTCCATTTTGATCAGGATGAAGAAGAGATTCCGAAACACGTTATGGTAGATCGAGTCGAGCTGTATACCCCCGGGTCTGAATCCGGACTTATGGCGGTATTTCGTTCAGAAAATGGGCGCGATCAGTTTACTGCACTTGTTGGTAAAGTCGATACTCGCCGTCTGAATACCCTTTTTTCCAAAGGTGAGAACAGAACGTTCAGCAAATTTTCATTCAATCGAAAGATCACTTATCTGCCTGATGAAGAAACGACCATCAGGCCGGTTGTGTTGTACTTTGAAAAAACGCCGGCGGAATCCTTCATTCCCGTCCTTTTTACCGATCCCAGAAATGTTGTCCGTTCCAGGGATAAGAATGCGTATACCGACTGGGCAAGTCAGCTGGAGACAACATCGACCATTCTTCAGTATGTCAACCCGGGAATCAGTGGCGGTAACGAAGCGATATCAGATCCCATTGTCCACAGTTTTGATTTTATTAATAAATACAAAGCGTGGACCGATGATTTTATGTACGATGGACTCTCCATATCGAACGAAGGAAAACAGAATACCGTTGATTTCCGCATTTTGCTTGGCGATTATATGCTTTATAATACAGAATATTACCCCAACATGTATTTAACGATGATGGAACTGACCTGGAAAAGTCAGGAACTCTATCATTTCGACCGAACACTTCTGACTTTAACACGCATTGATGCACCAGGGGAAGTGACACTGGAATCCGGACAGGATATACTTGATAAACTGAGAAGGGCCTCGGTATCCATCCATAATATTCAGGATATGGCGATTGGATACAGGGTAAATAATCCAAAATCTGAGAGTATTCATTCTTTAAAGGCGATGCCGGACTGGTTTTATAAGATTGGCGGTCAGTGGTATTCTGCAACGGAAACGATCACCCCGCCCCAGCTGAATCAAACGAAGGAGCAGGATGCACCATGA
- a CDS encoding PepSY domain-containing protein produces the protein MYENFYHDNPTPMYRQRITMQQAQEIALQRVPGTILHVDMDLENGMLIYEVFILTPENRIFEVEILARSGRIIKIEEENDFD, from the coding sequence GTGTATGAAAATTTTTATCATGATAATCCGACGCCGATGTACAGGCAAAGAATTACAATGCAACAAGCTCAGGAAATTGCCCTTCAGCGTGTACCTGGGACAATTCTGCATGTAGATATGGATTTAGAAAATGGTATGCTGATTTATGAAGTTTTCATTCTAACACCGGAAAACAGAATATTCGAAGTGGAGATTCTTGCAAGGTCAGGGAGAATCATAAAAATAGAGGAAGAAAATGATTTTGATTAA